A genomic segment from Flavobacterium litorale encodes:
- a CDS encoding choice-of-anchor I family protein, protein MLNNYTKKMLMLLAFCMVTFVSSAQELMHYWNFNDVTDEIETVAADYSIVAGTPQITYPGTGDGYMDEVSGDILNAQNGSPAGNGLRPRNPSNTRSLVIEFPTTGYENVTVAFATRRTSSGATEQYYSYSLDGGNNYSNTGLTTTTFFPTEDYGLVTVDFSGIDGVENNADFIFKIDFGGENAAGSSGNNRFDNLTVMGTLMDGVDDTTAPLAILTPANEANFVAVDGTLEIAFNEPVRLINDTPITDANAASVVELRLDDADGMAVPFTTTYANNTITIMPTVNLMNNQQYYVALLGNTVEDMSDNAVTDTQAATFNTIALQTAFAPGDMAVVAYRMNASATEDEVAIITFVDITEGTFIFLTDSKYTSNAQPQCEDALMWTATSCVPAGTVITIQTGEKTSNLGEVTGNDFGLSSNGDQVIIYTGSAAMPNYITAMSSNAWLVDNTSCGGNESMLPLGLTDSVSSINLSTAPDNVEGNTVNAYYNGTQAGLIPDLKMAIFNPANWVGTAAGTPAQTWPTWNFPSAPTVQEVTVVNNTTIQITFNNELNMASATSIVNYTGIAGLDNATVNGNVVTLNYTTAFEVGSDYQLTVNNVEDTAGLVMACAYEFSFGYNTEIAFDMDYMVVNEDAGTINVTLSLLNPSIASVDVVLKTSPFSTANDTDFTYTTTTLNFTGTSNLTQIISIPIIDDTEEEQQAEYFVLSLENNNAVEIVGETLITIYIKDNDRMAPQPSQDIELDYIGSFDPSGTGNSTCEIVSYDAGSQRLFTTSADEGFLDIIDFSNPEAPTIVMSVDMSAYGGITSVAVHNGIVAVASPNDDEQLNGSVVFFDTDGTFLSQVTVGALPDNVVFTPDGTKVLTANEGQPNEDYTIDPEGSVSIIDVTGDIASLTNANVTTIDFTAYNAQEATLIANGVRKLYTASTLSQDLEPEYVAVSANSETAWITLQENNAIAVINLNNNTLVDIWALGTKDMNAPGNGFDISDRNSEILIANWPVQAYYIPDALATYNVNGTNYIITANEGDEKEYGDFEERTTIGNDDYMLDAAAYPQAEMLMQDFNAGRFRVSNLNGDSDGDTDFDQIYCVGSRSFSIFNADTKDIVFDSGDDFEMYIANHPNFSAIFNSDNDENNFKGRSRAKGPEPEGVVLGTISNRTFAFIGLERVGGVMVYDVTDPANPVFADYKNTRNTTAFEGDHAPEGITFISSDDSPNDKNYVIVANEVSGTLTIFEVDTTNLSTTDFEYAPKTFTIFPNPANDGIVYFNRVADVDVYDLNGKLIHSAKQALKINTTKMASGMYIIKTSEGIVKKLIVK, encoded by the coding sequence ATGTTAAACAACTACACTAAAAAAATGCTTATGTTACTGGCTTTCTGTATGGTAACATTCGTATCAAGTGCGCAAGAATTAATGCACTACTGGAATTTTAATGATGTAACAGATGAAATTGAAACCGTTGCTGCCGACTACTCTATAGTAGCTGGAACACCACAAATAACCTACCCTGGTACTGGAGATGGTTATATGGATGAGGTATCAGGTGATATTTTAAATGCACAAAACGGTTCACCCGCAGGAAACGGGCTACGTCCTAGAAATCCAAGTAATACCCGCTCGTTAGTAATCGAATTCCCAACTACAGGTTACGAAAACGTAACGGTAGCTTTTGCTACCAGAAGAACAAGTTCGGGCGCTACAGAGCAGTACTATAGCTATAGCCTAGATGGTGGCAATAACTATAGTAACACAGGGCTTACAACAACTACCTTTTTCCCTACTGAAGATTATGGTTTGGTAACTGTTGACTTTTCGGGTATTGATGGTGTAGAAAATAACGCTGATTTTATCTTTAAGATTGATTTTGGTGGCGAAAACGCAGCAGGAAGCAGTGGTAATAACAGATTTGACAATCTTACCGTAATGGGTACGCTTATGGACGGTGTAGACGATACTACAGCACCACTTGCTATACTTACCCCTGCCAATGAAGCCAATTTTGTAGCAGTAGATGGTACATTAGAAATTGCTTTTAACGAGCCTGTACGACTTATAAATGATACGCCTATTACAGATGCTAATGCGGCATCAGTAGTAGAGCTTCGTTTGGATGATGCCGATGGTATGGCAGTACCATTTACAACTACCTATGCCAATAATACTATAACAATTATGCCAACAGTTAATTTAATGAACAACCAACAGTACTATGTTGCGTTGTTGGGTAACACTGTTGAGGATATGAGCGATAATGCTGTAACAGATACGCAAGCAGCAACATTTAATACTATAGCATTACAAACAGCATTTGCTCCTGGCGATATGGCCGTAGTGGCTTACAGAATGAACGCTTCTGCTACAGAGGATGAGGTTGCTATTATTACTTTTGTTGATATTACTGAAGGTACATTTATATTCCTTACAGACTCTAAATACACTAGCAATGCACAACCACAATGTGAAGACGCCCTTATGTGGACAGCTACAAGTTGCGTACCTGCTGGAACTGTAATTACCATACAAACAGGAGAAAAAACATCAAACTTAGGAGAAGTAACAGGTAATGACTTTGGGCTTAGCTCCAATGGCGACCAAGTTATTATATACACAGGTTCGGCAGCAATGCCAAACTACATTACGGCAATGTCATCTAACGCTTGGCTAGTAGATAATACGTCATGCGGAGGCAATGAGTCCATGCTACCTTTAGGACTTACAGATAGTGTTAGCTCCATTAACCTTTCTACCGCTCCAGATAATGTAGAGGGTAATACGGTAAATGCCTATTACAATGGTACGCAAGCAGGTTTAATTCCTGACCTTAAAATGGCAATATTCAACCCTGCTAACTGGGTAGGTACAGCTGCTGGAACACCAGCACAAACATGGCCAACATGGAACTTTCCGAGTGCACCAACCGTACAAGAAGTTACTGTAGTTAACAATACTACAATACAAATAACATTCAACAACGAACTAAATATGGCATCGGCTACATCAATAGTAAACTATACTGGTATAGCTGGTTTAGATAATGCCACTGTAAACGGTAACGTAGTAACGCTTAACTATACAACAGCTTTCGAAGTAGGTTCTGATTACCAACTTACGGTAAATAACGTTGAAGATACTGCTGGATTAGTAATGGCATGCGCTTATGAGTTTAGTTTTGGATACAATACCGAAATAGCTTTCGATATGGATTACATGGTTGTTAATGAAGATGCAGGAACAATAAATGTAACACTAAGCCTACTTAACCCTAGTATAGCATCTGTAGATGTTGTTTTAAAAACGTCGCCATTTAGTACCGCAAACGATACCGATTTTACATACACAACAACAACACTAAACTTTACAGGCACTAGTAATTTAACACAAATCATTAGTATTCCTATTATTGACGATACTGAAGAAGAGCAACAAGCAGAATACTTTGTATTAAGCCTTGAAAACAATAACGCTGTTGAAATTGTTGGCGAAACACTAATTACAATATACATTAAGGATAACGACCGTATGGCACCACAACCAAGCCAAGATATTGAGCTTGATTATATTGGTAGTTTCGACCCATCGGGTACAGGCAACAGCACATGCGAAATTGTATCGTACGATGCAGGTTCACAACGTTTATTTACAACAAGTGCCGATGAAGGATTTCTTGATATTATCGATTTCTCTAACCCAGAAGCACCAACTATAGTAATGTCTGTAGATATGAGTGCTTACGGTGGTATTACCAGTGTAGCAGTACACAACGGTATAGTAGCTGTTGCATCGCCAAATGATGACGAACAACTAAATGGTTCAGTAGTATTTTTTGATACCGACGGTACATTCCTAAGCCAAGTAACAGTAGGAGCATTACCCGACAATGTTGTATTTACTCCAGACGGTACTAAAGTACTTACAGCTAACGAAGGACAACCTAACGAAGATTATACGATAGACCCCGAAGGTTCTGTAAGCATAATAGATGTAACAGGTGATATAGCTTCACTAACAAATGCAAACGTTACTACAATAGATTTTACAGCATACAATGCACAAGAAGCAACGCTTATTGCAAATGGTGTAAGAAAATTATATACTGCAAGCACATTATCACAAGATTTAGAACCAGAATATGTTGCTGTAAGTGCTAACTCAGAAACAGCATGGATAACACTACAAGAAAACAACGCCATTGCTGTAATTAACCTAAACAACAACACATTGGTAGACATTTGGGCGTTAGGTACTAAAGATATGAATGCACCTGGTAACGGTTTTGATATATCTGACAGAAATAGCGAAATACTTATTGCCAACTGGCCAGTACAAGCCTACTACATTCCTGATGCCTTGGCTACATACAATGTAAACGGCACTAATTACATAATTACGGCAAACGAAGGTGACGAGAAAGAGTATGGTGACTTTGAGGAGCGAACAACTATTGGCAACGACGATTACATGCTTGATGCAGCAGCATACCCACAAGCGGAAATGCTAATGCAAGATTTTAATGCAGGTCGTTTTAGAGTATCCAACCTTAACGGTGATAGCGACGGAGATACAGACTTTGACCAGATTTACTGTGTAGGTTCGCGCTCATTCTCAATATTCAATGCTGATACTAAAGACATCGTATTTGATAGTGGAGACGATTTTGAAATGTATATTGCCAACCATCCTAACTTTAGTGCCATCTTTAATTCCGATAATGATGAAAACAACTTTAAAGGAAGAAGCCGTGCTAAAGGTCCTGAACCAGAAGGAGTTGTTTTAGGAACTATTTCAAATCGTACCTTTGCATTTATCGGTCTGGAGCGCGTTGGTGGTGTAATGGTATATGATGTTACCGACCCTGCTAACCCCGTATTTGCAGATTATAAGAATACTAGAAATACTACAGCATTTGAAGGTGACCACGCACCAGAAGGCATTACCTTTATTAGTAGCGACGATAGTCCTAACGATAAAAACTACGTTATTGTTGCTAATGAGGTTAGCGGAACTCTTACCATATTCGAAGTAGATACTACTAATTTAAGTACTACCGATTTTGAATATGCACCTAAAACATTTACAATATTCCCTAACCCAGCAAACGATGGTATTGTTTACTTCAATCGTGTTGCAGATGTTGATGTGTACGACTTAAATGGTAAGTTAATACACTCAGCAAAACAAGCATTAAAAATTAACACAACCAAAATGGCTTCGGGTATGTACATTATAAAAACATCCGAAGGTATCGTGAAAAAATTAATCGTTAAGTAA